The genomic stretch AGACTATCAAAATACAATAGAGCTTGAAGAATTAAAATTTGTCAGCATTTCAGATTACTCATATGAAATAAAAAATCCAAAGATTAGCATATTTGGAGATACTGCAGTTGTGGCTTTAGAACTAATTCAAAAAGGAATGTTAGTAGACACTAAAGCATACACAGGAGAACACATGGAAATTAGTGGACGTGCAACATTTGTATTAGTAAAACAACCAACTTGGAAAATTGCTCATATTCATCTATCAAAAATTAATGGATAGATTTTATT from Nitrosopumilus sp. encodes the following:
- a CDS encoding nuclear transport factor 2 family protein translates to MNDNEEIIKVIETLFQAGITKNLESLKDIHLNDPKFSSFSDLPPYDLKDYQNTIELEELKFVSISDYSYEIKNPKISIFGDTAVVALELIQKGMLVDTKAYTGEHMEISGRATFVLVKQPTWKIAHIHLSKING